The proteins below come from a single Mucilaginibacter mali genomic window:
- a CDS encoding PorP/SprF family type IX secretion system membrane protein yields MKTSIITNPTHIIKTAGKLLMSVLLISGTLGAKAQLNPFQAMYFQNPYQYNPAMAGMEQALRLNIGYRQQWSNFPGTPKTALFTADMQPARNVGIGLNVNDDQEGLIRQTRVMGSYAYHLPLNSENEKLSFGVSLGVNDAHIDYNKVSGDLTDQQIAQYNQLKAYVDGDFGMAYTNDKLTVSGALPNLKSVFFKASDQRFDADRLLFITAVSYKIDMKTADNSLTLEPLVAYRKVKGYKDIGDLGFNFTMNNYGIFLQGIYHTSQSMGLGVGLDQKSYLLNFSYNLETGVLSNYTRGAFEFGLKLRLFGNK; encoded by the coding sequence ATGAAAACCAGCATAATCACCAACCCAACCCATATCATCAAAACCGCGGGGAAACTGCTGATGAGCGTACTGCTCATCAGCGGAACCCTTGGGGCCAAAGCCCAGCTGAACCCTTTTCAGGCGATGTACTTTCAAAACCCCTACCAGTACAACCCGGCGATGGCGGGGATGGAGCAGGCACTGAGACTAAACATCGGTTACCGCCAGCAATGGAGCAACTTCCCGGGGACGCCGAAGACGGCGCTGTTCACGGCCGACATGCAGCCGGCCCGGAATGTAGGCATCGGGCTGAACGTGAACGACGACCAGGAAGGGCTGATCAGGCAGACGCGGGTGATGGGCAGCTATGCCTACCATTTACCGCTGAACAGCGAGAACGAAAAGCTAAGCTTCGGGGTATCGCTGGGCGTAAATGACGCGCATATCGACTACAACAAAGTAAGCGGGGACCTGACCGATCAGCAGATCGCGCAGTACAACCAGCTGAAAGCCTATGTGGACGGCGACTTCGGGATGGCCTATACGAATGACAAGCTGACGGTAAGCGGGGCTTTGCCCAATTTGAAGTCGGTATTCTTCAAAGCCTCGGACCAGCGTTTCGATGCCGACAGGCTGCTGTTCATCACGGCGGTAAGCTATAAGATCGACATGAAGACAGCCGACAACAGCCTGACGCTGGAGCCGCTGGTGGCGTACCGGAAAGTAAAAGGCTACAAGGATATCGGCGACCTGGGCTTCAACTTCACGATGAACAACTACGGGATCTTCCTGCAGGGCATCTATCACACCAGCCAGAGCATGGGGCTTGGCGTAGGATTGGACCAGAAGAGCTACCTGCTGAACTTCAGCTACAACCTGGAGACGGGTGTACTGAGCAACTACACCCGTGGCGCTTTTGAGTTCGGACTTAAACTTAGGCTGTTTGGGAATAAGTAA
- a CDS encoding MBG domain-containing protein — protein MEKRLPALTNATAILSSTIRLFLKTKQRHVYRYAMLVILLASQFASFAQTFSYNFENGVNHASSFSSNSYTFGLSATSGGPFYINADNVGFGYGWNGTAADDVFIDNTGNSFSNTPCDFSISLTSGPVSTFAVKSFYLYISDNNLTLQGSGAITIKGYNGASLVFTASQSSGWNTNLGVNNGYTKIDMSTFGSSNNSSKSITRLEIISAANISYLGLDAFSWAAGSAATPTIGTTGTLAAVNTTYGTASATPTSFTVSGTNLTANISVSAPTGFEMSTTSGGTYTSTLTLTQSGGSYSGTVYVRLAKDATAGAHSGNITLSSTGATNATVATTSSTVTKAVLTYTANAASRAVGASDPTFSGTVTGFVNSENQAGATTGTLAWTTTATSGSTAGSYPINGSGLSATNYSFTQAAGNATALTISANPTISTSGTLVAVNTTYGTASATPTTFVVTGTNLTSGLLITAPAGYQISVSAGSGYNTTLTLFPCGGMPLTSTIYVRLAAATTVGDYSGDITMKSTGATDATIATTSSNVAKATLTYTANAATRAAGASDPTFSGSVTGFKNTDNQANATTGTVAWATTATVGSPAGSYPINGSGLSATNYTFVQAAGNATALTITGSLSPVINSTGTLSALSTTYGTPSSTGTFNVSGTDMAAGILVTPPSGFEVSTDNSTFSSTVTVGAAGVISSTPVYIRLAKNTAVGSTYSGNVVLSSAGATNVGVATTTSSVTAAPLTITANTANKTYGSALTTASGSTAFTSSGLQNSETIGSVTITYGTGAAANAAVGTNTGTAVPSAATGGTFTASNYNITYTAGNIVVGQLALTVTATGPTKKYGVALTAGAVTTGFSVSGTLATGESLTGVTLTPNAAGLSATTSAGSGYVVTPSAATGTGGFLESNYNITYNPYNGTVAKTTVLISASNVTKIFGATLTGGTGYTAFSSAGLAGSETVGSVTVAYGTGAAASDAMNTYVGQVQISSATGGTFNPSNYNFSYAYGNIIVTAAPTPAIAATGNLSAFSSTFGSPSTSDSFSVSGTDMTAGILVTPPTGFEVSTDNSTFTSTVTVGAAGTIASTPVYVRLKSGNNAGSYSGSVVLTSSGATNVTAIIPSSTVSKYNLTITASTANKTYGNTLTSGAGSTAYSITTGSLQNSNTISSVTMTYGTGAAATAPVATNTGTAVPSLAVGANGFSASNYNITYANGDIVVGKATLNVSAAGVNKTYDGNATASVTLSDNRVNSDTFTTTYTAAFNNKNAGTAKGVSVSSIAISGGASANYTLNNTTASTSADITKAAVTVTAQTDTKVYNKTTASSVSPVVGALQGTDVVGTAPTQAFTNANVGTSKTITPSGLVINDGNSGGNYDITYTDNTTGVITVATATVTAQTDTKTYNKTTASGVAPVVSGLISGDVVGTAPTQTYDNSKVGTGKTMTASGLVINDGNSGNNYTINYVTNTTGVITVATATVTAQTDTKIYDKTNTSSVSPVVTGLASGDVVGTAPTQTYNNVNAGTGKTITASGLVINDGNSGNNYTVNYVTNATGVITAKDLTVTAQADTKAYDGTGASGVAPVVGTLVSGDLVATAPTQSFNNKNAGTGKTLTASGLVINDGNSGNNYNVSYVTNTTGAITAKSLNVTAQADTRTYDGTNASSVAPVVGALQTGDVVGTDPTQTFDNKNAGTGKTLTAAGLVINDGNSGNNYSVNYVTNTTGAINAKQLTAALNVSPSITKFYDGTTSATLTGSNYSLSGKVGTDDVTVSGTATYDNANAGTGKTVTVNTFVLAGAQKDNYTLSTTTATTTGSISAFPLTITADAKNKIYGDTDPALTYTASATLFSGDSYTGALTRDAGEDAGSYAIKVGTLTPGSNYSVSYTGANLVIGKKAITVTADAKTKTYGDTDPALTYTNTALVGSDAFTGALSRDAGENKGTYAIKQGTLALSSNYTLSYTGANLTIDAKAITVTAAPKSKTYGDVDPTLTYANTLLVGTDVFTGTLARDAGENKGTYAIKQGTLALSSNYTLSYTGADLTIGAKTITVTAAPKSKTYGDVDPALTYTNTALVGSDVFTGALSRDAGENKGIYAIKQGTLALSSNYTLNYTGDNLTIGAKTIAVTAAVKNKTYGDVDPTLTYTNTALVGSDAFTGALTRDAGENVGPYAIKQGTLALSSNYVLNYTGANLTIGTKAITVTAALKSKTYGDVDPALTYTNTALVGSDAFTGALTRDAGENVGPYAIKQGTLALSSNYVLNYTGDNLTIGAKAITVTAAPKSKTYGDTDPALTYTNTPLVNSDTFTGILTRDAGENVGSYAIKQGTLALSSNYTLSYTGDNLTIGAKAITVTAAPKSKTYGDTDPALTYSNTPLVNSDTFTGSLTRDAGENVGSYAIKQGTLSLSSNYTLSYTGDNLVIGAKAITVTAAPKSKTYGDTDPALTYSNTPLVNSDTFTGSLTRDAGENAGSYAIKQGTLSLSGNYTLNYTGDNLTIGRKALTITADNKTKVYGAANPALNAIYTGFTNGDDATRLTTQPTLATTATASSAAGTYPITASGAASNNYAISYTNGTLTVNKASLTIAADNKSKIYGAANPALTASYSGFVNGDTNASLTTQPTLSTTATAGSAVGNYPITASGAASGNYTIAYTAGTLTVNNATLTITADNKTKTYGGANPALTVTYSGFVNGDTQASLTTAATATTTATAASGAGTYTITAAGAVAPGYTIIYNTGTLTVNKAVLNITADNKSRNYGVANPALTVTYSGFTNGDDATKLSTQPAVNTNAAITSAPGTYAIIASGAASPNYTFTYASGTFTVVPLTNATMANLTISSGSLSPVFSGSTYSYEASVIFAVEQVTLTPAFDPTATITVNGIASGNGTASAPVALQSGDNTITLVVTAQDGTTKQTYTVKVHRPLPPAAIVPTNVLSPNADGKNDSWVIKDIQLYPNNTVTIYDRAGREVYSKKGYNNDWDGTLRGAPLAQGTYYYIIDLGPSYEKLKGFITILKVQ, from the coding sequence GGTAAGCGCACCAACCGGTTTCGAAATGTCGACCACATCGGGCGGTACTTATACTTCAACATTAACCTTAACACAAAGTGGTGGCAGCTATAGCGGTACGGTTTATGTACGCTTAGCTAAAGACGCAACCGCGGGCGCACACAGCGGCAATATTACGCTTAGCAGCACCGGCGCTACCAATGCTACCGTGGCAACAACAAGCAGTACGGTAACTAAAGCTGTATTAACTTATACCGCCAACGCCGCTTCACGCGCGGTAGGCGCATCCGACCCAACCTTTAGCGGTACGGTAACCGGTTTTGTAAACAGCGAGAACCAGGCCGGCGCAACTACCGGCACGCTGGCATGGACAACCACTGCTACTTCGGGCAGCACAGCAGGCAGTTACCCGATCAACGGTTCGGGGCTTTCGGCAACCAACTACAGCTTTACACAGGCCGCAGGAAACGCTACGGCTTTAACTATATCTGCTAACCCTACCATAAGCACCAGCGGCACCCTGGTAGCGGTTAATACAACATACGGTACGGCATCGGCCACGCCAACCACCTTTGTGGTAACCGGCACTAACCTAACAAGCGGTTTACTAATTACCGCGCCCGCAGGATACCAGATATCCGTAAGCGCTGGCAGCGGCTATAATACCACCTTAACCCTATTCCCATGCGGCGGTATGCCACTTACAAGTACTATCTACGTGCGTTTAGCGGCAGCTACTACAGTAGGCGATTATAGTGGCGATATCACCATGAAAAGCACTGGTGCTACTGATGCTACCATTGCTACAACTTCAAGTAATGTAGCCAAGGCAACTCTTACCTATACCGCCAACGCGGCTACAAGGGCGGCAGGGGCTTCAGACCCAACATTCAGCGGCTCGGTTACCGGCTTTAAAAACACCGATAACCAGGCAAACGCTACAACAGGCACGGTAGCATGGGCAACAACGGCTACCGTAGGTAGTCCGGCAGGCAGCTATCCAATTAACGGCTCGGGTTTATCTGCCACAAACTATACTTTTGTTCAGGCAGCAGGCAATGCCACCGCTTTAACCATTACAGGTTCACTATCCCCAGTTATCAATAGTACAGGTACCTTGTCAGCTTTGAGCACTACTTATGGTACGCCTTCATCAACAGGAACTTTCAACGTATCCGGAACGGATATGGCGGCAGGCATCCTGGTAACCCCTCCATCGGGTTTTGAAGTAAGTACAGATAACAGCACCTTTAGCAGCACGGTAACGGTGGGCGCGGCCGGTGTCATCAGCTCTACCCCGGTTTACATCCGTTTGGCAAAAAATACCGCGGTGGGAAGCACTTATTCGGGCAATGTGGTATTAAGCAGCGCAGGTGCAACCAATGTTGGTGTGGCAACCACAACCAGCTCGGTAACAGCTGCCCCGCTTACCATTACTGCTAATACCGCTAACAAAACCTATGGATCAGCTCTAACAACAGCATCGGGTTCAACGGCGTTTACATCATCAGGCTTACAGAATTCTGAAACCATAGGCAGCGTTACCATTACTTATGGTACCGGTGCTGCGGCTAATGCTGCGGTAGGCACCAACACGGGTACAGCTGTACCAAGCGCGGCTACCGGCGGTACTTTTACAGCAAGCAACTATAACATTACCTATACGGCCGGCAATATTGTGGTAGGGCAGCTGGCTTTAACAGTAACCGCTACCGGCCCGACAAAAAAATACGGCGTTGCTTTGACAGCAGGTGCGGTTACCACCGGTTTTTCGGTTTCGGGAACTTTAGCCACCGGCGAATCCTTAACCGGTGTTACCCTTACACCTAACGCGGCCGGTTTGTCGGCAACTACCAGCGCAGGATCAGGTTATGTGGTTACGCCATCGGCAGCTACCGGTACAGGCGGCTTCCTTGAGAGTAATTATAATATCACCTATAACCCCTATAACGGTACGGTTGCCAAAACAACTGTATTGATAAGCGCCAGCAATGTTACCAAAATATTTGGCGCAACATTAACCGGCGGCACTGGCTATACGGCGTTCTCGAGCGCTGGCCTGGCCGGCAGCGAAACTGTCGGCAGCGTTACGGTTGCTTATGGTACAGGCGCGGCAGCAAGCGATGCCATGAATACTTATGTTGGGCAGGTGCAAATATCTTCGGCAACCGGTGGTACTTTCAATCCATCAAATTATAATTTCAGTTATGCTTACGGAAACATTATTGTAACGGCTGCGCCAACCCCGGCTATAGCCGCTACCGGTAATTTATCGGCATTCAGCAGTACATTCGGCTCGCCATCTACGTCTGATAGTTTTAGCGTATCGGGCACCGATATGACGGCGGGTATTTTGGTAACACCGCCAACGGGTTTTGAAGTAAGTACCGATAACAGCACTTTCACATCAACTGTAACTGTAGGCGCGGCGGGTACCATAGCATCAACCCCTGTTTATGTCAGGCTGAAAAGCGGCAATAATGCAGGCTCGTATTCTGGTTCGGTGGTGTTAACAAGTTCAGGCGCGACTAATGTGACGGCTATCATACCGTCAAGTACGGTAAGCAAATACAACCTGACCATTACGGCCAGTACTGCCAATAAAACTTACGGCAATACATTAACCAGCGGCGCAGGCTCAACCGCGTATTCAATTACAACAGGCAGCCTCCAAAATAGTAATACCATCAGTTCGGTTACCATGACCTATGGCACTGGTGCTGCGGCAACCGCACCAGTGGCTACTAATACAGGCACAGCTGTACCAAGTTTGGCAGTAGGTGCCAATGGTTTCTCTGCAAGCAACTATAATATTACCTACGCCAACGGCGATATTGTTGTTGGCAAGGCTACCTTAAACGTAAGCGCTGCCGGCGTAAACAAAACGTACGATGGCAATGCTACAGCAAGCGTAACCCTGAGCGATAACCGTGTTAACAGCGATACGTTTACTACAACTTACACAGCCGCGTTTAATAATAAGAACGCAGGCACAGCCAAGGGCGTTAGTGTAAGCAGCATCGCGATAAGCGGCGGCGCATCGGCTAATTATACCTTAAACAATACTACAGCCTCAACGAGCGCTGATATCACTAAGGCTGCCGTAACGGTAACCGCGCAAACCGATACTAAGGTTTATAACAAAACAACCGCTTCGTCGGTTAGCCCGGTAGTTGGTGCCTTGCAGGGAACTGACGTGGTTGGCACAGCGCCAACACAAGCTTTTACTAATGCCAATGTAGGTACATCTAAAACCATCACCCCATCTGGCCTGGTGATCAACGATGGCAATAGCGGGGGTAATTACGATATTACTTATACAGATAATACCACCGGTGTAATTACTGTGGCTACCGCTACGGTAACCGCCCAAACCGATACCAAAACATATAATAAAACAACAGCGTCGGGCGTAGCACCGGTAGTATCTGGTTTAATAAGCGGCGACGTGGTTGGTACCGCGCCTACGCAAACCTATGATAACAGCAAAGTAGGTACAGGTAAAACGATGACTGCAAGCGGCCTGGTAATTAATGACGGTAACAGCGGTAATAACTATACTATAAATTACGTAACCAACACTACAGGTGTTATCACTGTCGCCACCGCTACAGTAACAGCGCAAACCGATACAAAGATCTATGATAAAACGAATACATCGTCCGTAAGTCCTGTTGTAACAGGTTTAGCAAGCGGCGATGTAGTGGGTACCGCGCCAACGCAAACCTATAATAATGTAAATGCAGGCACAGGTAAAACCATTACTGCAAGCGGCCTGGTAATTAACGATGGCAACAGCGGCAACAACTATACCGTAAACTATGTAACCAACGCCACAGGTGTTATTACAGCCAAAGATCTGACTGTAACTGCCCAGGCCGATACTAAGGCTTACGATGGCACAGGCGCCTCAGGCGTTGCGCCGGTAGTAGGTACATTGGTAAGTGGCGACTTGGTGGCTACGGCACCGACCCAGTCATTCAATAATAAAAATGCAGGCACAGGCAAAACGCTGACCGCCTCGGGTTTAGTGATCAACGATGGTAACAGCGGCAACAACTACAATGTAAGCTATGTAACCAACACCACCGGTGCCATTACCGCGAAGAGTCTGAATGTAACCGCACAGGCGGATACCAGGACCTACGATGGTACCAATGCTTCAAGCGTTGCACCTGTTGTGGGTGCTTTGCAAACCGGAGACGTGGTAGGTACAGATCCAACGCAAACATTCGACAACAAAAACGCCGGCACCGGCAAAACGCTGACAGCCGCGGGTTTGGTTATTAACGATGGTAACAGCGGCAATAACTATTCGGTAAATTACGTAACCAATACCACAGGTGCGATCAACGCGAAGCAACTGACCGCTGCGCTGAACGTGAGTCCATCGATCACGAAGTTCTACGACGGGACGACATCGGCCACCCTTACCGGCAGCAACTATAGCCTGAGTGGTAAGGTTGGTACTGATGATGTAACGGTAAGCGGAACAGCCACGTATGATAATGCCAACGCCGGCACCGGCAAAACGGTAACAGTCAATACTTTTGTACTGGCGGGTGCGCAAAAGGATAATTACACGCTAAGCACCACCACAGCCACCACCACAGGCAGCATCAGCGCGTTCCCGCTGACCATAACCGCGGATGCTAAGAACAAAATCTACGGAGATACCGATCCGGCCTTAACTTATACCGCCAGCGCTACGCTGTTCAGTGGTGATAGCTACACCGGTGCGCTGACACGTGATGCAGGCGAGGATGCAGGAAGTTATGCTATTAAAGTGGGTACTTTAACACCGGGCAGCAACTATAGCGTTAGCTACACCGGCGCTAACCTGGTGATTGGCAAAAAGGCCATCACCGTAACAGCGGATGCTAAGACCAAAACTTATGGCGATACCGATCCGGCGCTGACTTATACCAACACCGCACTGGTTGGCTCGGATGCATTTACCGGCGCTTTAAGCCGCGATGCTGGCGAGAACAAAGGTACTTACGCTATTAAACAGGGTACACTTGCGCTGAGCAGCAACTACACGCTGAGCTATACCGGTGCCAACCTGACCATCGATGCGAAGGCCATCACCGTAACAGCCGCGCCAAAATCAAAAACTTATGGCGATGTTGATCCGACACTGACTTATGCCAATACACTATTGGTTGGTACCGATGTCTTTACCGGCACTTTAGCCCGCGATGCAGGCGAGAACAAAGGTACCTACGCTATTAAACAGGGGACACTGGCGCTAAGCAGTAACTATACTTTATCTTACACTGGTGCCGATCTGACCATCGGTGCTAAGACTATCACCGTAACCGCCGCGCCAAAATCTAAAACCTATGGCGATGTTGACCCGGCGCTGACTTATACCAATACAGCATTGGTAGGTTCGGATGTGTTTACCGGCGCTTTAAGCCGCGATGCTGGCGAGAACAAAGGCATTTACGCAATTAAGCAGGGTACACTGGCATTAAGCAGTAACTATACTTTAAATTACACAGGTGATAACCTAACCATCGGCGCTAAAACTATTGCGGTAACCGCTGCCGTTAAGAATAAAACTTATGGCGATGTTGACCCGACGCTGACTTATACCAATACCGCATTAGTTGGTTCAGACGCCTTTACCGGCGCTTTAACCCGCGATGCAGGTGAAAATGTAGGTCCGTACGCCATTAAACAAGGCACACTGGCACTGAGCAGCAACTATGTATTGAATTATACAGGTGCCAATCTTACCATCGGTACAAAAGCTATTACGGTAACCGCCGCGCTAAAATCTAAAACCTACGGCGATGTTGACCCGGCATTAACTTATACCAATACAGCGTTAGTAGGTTCGGATGCATTCACCGGTGCTTTAACCCGCGATGCGGGCGAGAATGTAGGTCCTTACGCCATTAAACAAGGCACACTGGCATTGAGCAGCAACTATGTATTGAATTATACCGGCGATAACCTGACGATCGGCGCGAAAGCGATCACGGTAACCGCCGCGCCAAAGAGCAAAACCTATGGCGATACGGATCCGGCACTGACCTATACCAATACGCCACTGGTGAACAGCGACACGTTTACCGGAATCCTGACCAGGGACGCAGGCGAAAATGTAGGCAGCTACGCCATCAAACAAGGCACACTGGCATTAAGCAGCAACTATACGCTAAGCTATACCGGCGATAACCTGACCATCGGCGCGAAAGCGATCACGGTAACGGCCGCTCCAAAGAGCAAAACCTATGGCGATACGGATCCGGCACTGACGTACAGCAACACGCCGCTGGTGAACAGCGACACCTTCACCGGAAGCCTGACAAGAGATGCAGGCGAAAATGTAGGCAGCTACGCCATCAAACAAGGTACATTAAGCCTCAGCAGCAACTACACGCTAAGCTATACGGGCGATAACCTGGTTATCGGCGCGAAAGCGATCACGGTAACCGCCGCACCAAAGAGCAAAACCTACGGCGATACCGACCCGGCACTAACGTACAGCAACACGCCGCTGGTGAACAGCGACACCTTCACCGGAAGCCTAACCCGGGATGCAGGCGAGAACGCAGGCAGCTACGCCATCAAACAAGGCACATTAAGCCTCAGCGGTAACTATACGCTGAACTATACCGGCGATAACCTGACCATCGGCCGGAAAGCGCTGACGATTACCGCGGATAATAAAACCAAGGTATATGGCGCAGCCAACCCGGCGCTGAACGCGATCTATACCGGCTTCACCAATGGCGATGATGCCACCAGGCTGACCACGCAGCCAACGCTGGCTACCACGGCTACCGCATCATCGGCAGCGGGCACCTACCCGATCACGGCAAGCGGCGCGGCATCGAATAACTATGCCATCAGCTATACCAATGGTACCCTGACGGTAAACAAAGCCAGCCTGACCATCGCGGCCGATAACAAGTCTAAAATATATGGCGCGGCTAACCCGGCACTAACTGCCAGCTACAGCGGTTTTGTGAACGGGGATACGAATGCCAGCTTAACTACGCAACCTACGCTCAGCACCACGGCCACGGCCGGCTCAGCGGTAGGTAATTATCCTATCACCGCAAGCGGTGCCGCGTCGGGTAACTATACCATCGCTTATACAGCCGGTACGCTGACGGTAAACAATGCCACGCTGACCATCACCGCCGATAACAAAACGAAAACCTACGGTGGCGCTAACCCAGCTTTAACCGTAACCTACAGCGGCTTTGTGAACGGCGATACCCAGGCCAGCCTGACCACAGCAGCCACAGCAACCACCACAGCCACAGCGGCAAGCGGGGCAGGCACGTATACCATTACCGCGGCAGGCGCGGTAGCGCCGGGCTATACCATCATCTACAATACCGGCACACTGACGGTGAATAAAGCAGTGCTGAATATCACGGCCGATAACAAGAGCCGTAATTACGGCGTAGCCAACCCTGCGCTTACGGTAACGTACAGCGGTTTTACCAATGGCGATGACGCTACCAAATTAAGCACCCAGCCGGCAGTAAATACCAATGCCGCCATCACCTCAGCACCGGGCACCTATGCCATTATTGCCAGCGGGGCGGCCTCGCCGAACTATACGTTCACGTATGCCAGCGGCACGTTCACGGTGGTACCGCTGACGAATGCCACGATGGCTAACTTAACCATCAGTTCAGGCAGCCTGTCTCCGGTATTCAGCGGCAGTACATACAGCTATGAAGCATCGGTGATCTTCGCGGTAGAGCAGGTAACGCTGACCCCGGCCTTTGACCCGACAGCGACCATTACGGTCAACGGCATAGCCAGCGGCAACGGGACAGCCTCGGCACCGGTCGCGCTGCAATCAGGCGATAATACCATCACCCTGGTCGTAACGGCGCAGGACGGCACAACCAAACAAACGTATACGGTAAAAGTACACCGTCCGCTGCCCCCGGCGGCTATTGTACCGACGAACGTACTGTCGCCGAACGCGGATGGGAAGAACGATAGCTGGGTGATCAAGGATATCCAGCTGTACCCGAACAATACGGTAACGATCTACGACCGGGCAGGCCGGGAAGTATACAGCAAGAAAGGCTATAACAACGACTGGGACGGCACGCTGCGGGGCGCGCCGCTGGCCCAGGGGACTTATTATTACATTATCGACCTTGGCCCAAGCTACGAGAAGCTGAAAGGGTTCATTACGATACTGAAAGTACAGTAG